One Myxococcales bacterium DNA segment encodes these proteins:
- a CDS encoding leucine--tRNA ligase gives MQERNYDPQNIEKKWQRRWEDEKSFKVDEGGEGEKYYLVEMLPYPSGRIHMGHVRNYTIGDVAARYRIMKGVKVLHPMGWDAFGMPAENAAIQRGVHPEDWTYQNIDYMRGQLRRLGFSYDWDREIATCHPEYYKWEQLIFTKMYERGWVYKKTSPVNWCPKCQTVLANEQASRGVCWRCDSSVEMRSMSQWYFKITDYADELLRDIDEKLTGWPERVRIMQKEWIGKSEGANVDFAIDGSSEKVCVFTTRPDTLFGATFMCVSCEHPIVDEAMKDPARRNEISAFIERSSKIDHQARLEDKYVKDGVFIGKSCINPMTGMKMPIYAANFVLMDYGSGAVMCVPAHDQRDFEFAKKYDLPIKVVIEPENSKLDATTMTAAFVDDGILRDSGEFTGMNSRKAISAISDHLATIGAGGKSITYRLKDWCLSRQRYWGAPIPIIYCDKCGAVAVPEVDLPVKLPRDVSLTGAGGSPLAKDESFVNASCPNCSGPAKRETDTMDTFVESSWYVLRYASPRYDAAPLDREKVEYWLPIDQYIGGIEHAVGHLIYFRYFTKILRDLGYISLDEPCKDLMTQGMVYKDGAKMSKSKGNVVDPDDMIAKYGADTMRIFSLFAAPPEKDLEWNDQGVDGSFRFLARIWRFVAEHIDSASDPDSSAEEKRWMHKTIKKVTEDIERFHFNTAISAIMEYLNFIIAQGVAKTSKEAVRMLALLISPFAPHMAEEIWEWIGNSEMIVRQSWPSYDPSLIKSDTVTVVVQINGKLRDRIEAPSDIEDEALKKMAVESEKVALALAGVNPKKIIVIPKKLVNIVI, from the coding sequence ATGCAAGAGAGAAATTACGATCCGCAAAATATAGAGAAAAAATGGCAACGACGATGGGAGGATGAAAAGTCCTTCAAAGTCGATGAAGGAGGGGAGGGTGAAAAGTACTATCTCGTCGAGATGCTCCCGTATCCCTCGGGACGAATCCACATGGGGCATGTGCGTAATTATACGATAGGGGACGTCGCTGCCAGGTACCGCATTATGAAGGGCGTGAAAGTCTTGCATCCCATGGGATGGGACGCCTTTGGAATGCCGGCCGAAAATGCTGCGATCCAACGTGGGGTTCACCCGGAAGATTGGACCTACCAAAACATAGATTACATGCGCGGCCAGCTCAGGAGGCTTGGATTTTCGTACGACTGGGATCGCGAGATAGCGACGTGCCATCCTGAATATTATAAATGGGAACAGCTAATTTTCACTAAGATGTATGAGAGGGGCTGGGTTTATAAGAAGACCTCGCCGGTCAACTGGTGCCCGAAGTGCCAGACCGTTTTGGCTAACGAGCAGGCCAGCCGGGGTGTTTGCTGGCGCTGCGATTCAAGCGTAGAGATGAGATCGATGTCGCAGTGGTATTTCAAGATTACCGATTATGCCGATGAACTTCTTCGTGATATCGATGAAAAATTGACCGGATGGCCGGAACGCGTCCGGATAATGCAAAAGGAATGGATAGGTAAAAGCGAGGGGGCCAATGTAGATTTTGCCATAGATGGTTCCAGCGAAAAGGTTTGCGTATTCACGACTCGTCCGGATACCCTCTTCGGGGCCACGTTTATGTGCGTTTCCTGTGAACATCCCATAGTTGATGAAGCGATGAAAGATCCTGCGAGAAGGAATGAGATATCTGCATTTATAGAGAGGAGCTCGAAGATAGATCATCAGGCCCGCCTTGAGGACAAATACGTGAAGGACGGGGTTTTTATTGGCAAGAGTTGCATAAATCCTATGACGGGCATGAAGATGCCGATATATGCCGCAAACTTCGTCTTGATGGATTATGGCAGCGGTGCGGTCATGTGCGTGCCTGCGCATGATCAAAGGGATTTTGAGTTTGCCAAGAAATACGATCTTCCTATCAAGGTTGTTATAGAGCCCGAAAATTCGAAACTCGATGCGACTACCATGACGGCGGCCTTTGTCGATGATGGAATTCTCAGGGACTCAGGGGAATTTACCGGAATGAATTCCAGAAAGGCGATCTCAGCGATTTCAGATCACCTTGCCACAATCGGCGCTGGCGGGAAATCGATAACATATCGTCTCAAGGACTGGTGTCTTTCCAGACAGCGCTATTGGGGTGCGCCGATTCCGATCATCTACTGTGATAAATGCGGCGCAGTCGCTGTTCCGGAAGTGGATCTGCCAGTGAAGCTTCCGCGAGATGTCAGCCTCACGGGTGCCGGAGGTTCGCCTCTGGCAAAGGATGAATCTTTCGTGAACGCCAGTTGCCCCAACTGTTCCGGTCCTGCCAAGCGAGAAACGGATACTATGGACACCTTTGTCGAATCATCCTGGTATGTTCTGAGGTACGCCTCCCCCAGATATGATGCTGCTCCGCTCGACAGGGAAAAGGTTGAATACTGGCTTCCTATTGATCAGTACATAGGCGGAATAGAGCATGCGGTGGGGCATCTGATCTACTTCAGATATTTCACCAAAATATTGAGGGACCTTGGCTATATATCCCTCGATGAGCCGTGCAAGGATCTCATGACCCAGGGAATGGTCTACAAAGACGGCGCCAAAATGAGCAAGTCAAAGGGAAACGTCGTCGACCCTGATGACATGATCGCCAAGTATGGGGCCGATACCATGAGGATTTTTTCTCTTTTTGCAGCGCCCCCGGAAAAGGATCTTGAATGGAACGATCAGGGGGTTGACGGTTCGTTCAGATTTCTTGCGCGTATCTGGAGATTTGTCGCCGAGCATATCGACTCCGCATCCGACCCGGATTCATCGGCGGAAGAGAAGCGCTGGATGCACAAGACGATAAAGAAAGTCACCGAGGATATAGAGAGGTTCCATTTCAACACAGCCATCTCCGCGATAATGGAATATCTGAATTTTATCATCGCGCAGGGTGTGGCAAAGACAAGCAAAGAGGCTGTCAGGATGCTGGCTCTTCTGATTTCACCCTTCGCACCACATATGGCTGAGGAGATATGGGAATGGATAGGTAATTCCGAAATGATTGTCAGGCAGAGCTGGCCTTCTTATGATCCGAGCTTGATCAAAAGCGATACGGTGACGGTAGTGGTACAGATCAACGGTAAGCTGCGCGACAGAATAGAGGCCCCATCCGATATAGAAGATGAAGCGCTTAAGAAGATGGCCGTTGAAAGCGAAAAGGTCGCTTTGGCCCTAGCTGGCGTAAATCCAAAGAAGATAATCGTAATACCGAAAAAGCTCGTAAACATAGTGATATAA
- the holA gene encoding DNA polymerase III subunit delta yields MARMDVTILDKELRAGKIHPVYTIVGEEYHLVRTAVDILKEKICGSERNEFSTILLDAASSDASRILPSLQTPSLLAGKILVQVKNLHKLDKELIEELVSYLNDPCDSSVLLLIAEKLDGRTKFAQVLEKRGAIIECKPLFDNKLPNWLNIEFKRHGRQISQQAASFLADMVGNDLSQLSSAIEKIVLYVGDKKLVDVRDIEQSITETHQRTVFMMTDAVGERSISRAMAHLHNIIDNGGAPLLLLNILTKHFRILSKAKEISGRMNNRADIARYIGVNPFFAQKYISQAANFSRAELRRAFRILHRCDREIKSSRLPDERLLERALISIMGDRDRRAVLKN; encoded by the coding sequence ATGGCGAGAATGGACGTTACAATATTGGACAAGGAATTAAGGGCCGGCAAGATTCATCCTGTCTATACGATAGTCGGTGAGGAATATCACCTCGTCCGTACTGCTGTTGATATATTAAAAGAAAAAATCTGCGGTTCTGAACGAAACGAATTTTCAACAATCCTTTTGGATGCCGCATCATCCGACGCATCTAGAATACTTCCCTCTTTGCAGACTCCATCCCTCCTTGCGGGCAAAATTCTGGTTCAGGTTAAAAATCTTCACAAACTCGACAAGGAGCTGATTGAAGAGCTTGTTTCATATCTGAATGATCCGTGCGATAGCAGCGTCCTTCTCCTGATTGCAGAGAAGCTCGATGGCAGGACGAAGTTTGCACAGGTTTTGGAAAAGAGGGGAGCGATCATCGAATGTAAGCCGCTTTTTGACAACAAACTTCCCAACTGGTTGAATATAGAGTTCAAACGGCACGGGCGGCAAATCTCTCAACAGGCGGCTTCATTTCTTGCAGATATGGTAGGTAATGATCTTTCCCAGTTGTCGTCCGCCATCGAAAAGATAGTCCTTTATGTAGGTGATAAGAAGCTCGTCGATGTGAGGGATATTGAACAGTCCATCACGGAAACTCACCAGCGCACTGTCTTCATGATGACGGATGCTGTGGGGGAACGTAGTATTTCTCGGGCTATGGCGCATCTGCATAACATAATAGATAACGGTGGGGCGCCTTTGCTTCTTCTCAATATCCTTACAAAGCATTTCAGAATTCTTTCGAAGGCGAAGGAGATAAGCGGACGAATGAATAATCGTGCCGATATTGCGCGATATATCGGAGTCAATCCATTCTTCGCTCAGAAATACATTTCCCAGGCTGCAAATTTTTCGAGGGCTGAGTTAAGGCGCGCTTTCCGGATTTTGCATCGATGTGATCGGGAGATAAAATCAAGCAGGCTGCCAGATGAGAGGCTGCTTGAAAGAGCTCTGATATCCATAATGGGGGATAGGGATAGGCGGGCGGTTTTAAAAAATTGA